In Paenibacillus sp. J23TS9, a single genomic region encodes these proteins:
- a CDS encoding VOC family protein, giving the protein MAYTFYGLDHVQLAAPEGCETEARNFFNNLLGWTEIPKPEALKKRGGVWFQCGTHQVHIGVQKDFVPAVKAHPAFHVQNLDELREQLQHNNIPIIDDEARTPEGIRRFYVNDPFGNRLEFLEWLSS; this is encoded by the coding sequence ATGGCTTACACTTTCTATGGTCTTGACCATGTTCAACTTGCCGCACCGGAAGGCTGCGAAACAGAGGCTCGGAATTTTTTCAATAACCTATTGGGTTGGACGGAGATTCCAAAACCTGAAGCCCTAAAAAAACGTGGTGGGGTTTGGTTCCAATGCGGTACTCATCAAGTACATATTGGAGTACAAAAGGATTTTGTTCCCGCTGTAAAAGCCCACCCAGCATTTCATGTACAGAACTTGGATGAATTGCGCGAACAACTGCAGCACAACAATATTCCAATAATTGATGATGAAGCAAGGACTCCCGAAGGAATAAGACGATTCTATGTAAACGATCCCTTTGGAAATCGACTTGAGTTTTTAGAATGGCTATCCTCATAA